A single genomic interval of Shewanella psychropiezotolerans harbors:
- a CDS encoding ArsJ-associated glyceraldehyde-3-phosphate dehydrogenase yields MSIKIGINGFGRMGRLALRAAWDWDDVEFVHINDPAGDAHTLAHLLTFDSVHGRWQYEATADETCDSHYIVIGDKRISTSRNTAIADTDWSDCDLVIEASGVMKTKAKLQAYLDQGVKRVVVTAPVKEEGVLNVVMGVNHHLYDKDLHPIVTAASCTTNCLAPVVKVLHEKIGIKHGSMTTIHDITNTQTILDAPHKDLRRARACGLSLIPTTTGSATAITHIFPELIGKLNGHAVRVPLANASLTDCVFELERGTTENEVNALLKEAAAGELKDILGFEERPLVSVDYKTDPRSCIIDAPSTMVVNGTQVKLYVWYDNEWGYANRTAELARMIGLQDKG; encoded by the coding sequence ATGAGTATTAAGATAGGTATCAATGGGTTTGGCCGTATGGGCCGCTTAGCATTAAGAGCCGCCTGGGATTGGGATGATGTCGAATTTGTGCATATCAACGATCCCGCTGGCGATGCTCATACTTTGGCTCACTTGTTAACGTTCGATTCGGTCCATGGACGCTGGCAATATGAAGCGACAGCAGATGAAACTTGCGATTCCCATTACATAGTGATCGGTGATAAGCGCATTTCTACGAGTCGCAATACAGCTATTGCGGATACAGACTGGTCAGATTGTGATCTCGTTATCGAGGCGTCTGGCGTGATGAAGACTAAGGCTAAGCTGCAGGCTTACCTGGATCAAGGTGTGAAGCGCGTTGTGGTGACGGCGCCAGTGAAAGAGGAAGGTGTACTTAATGTGGTGATGGGAGTCAATCATCATCTATATGACAAGGACCTCCACCCTATAGTCACAGCGGCTTCCTGTACCACCAACTGTTTAGCGCCTGTGGTGAAAGTTCTACACGAGAAGATCGGTATCAAGCATGGCTCCATGACCACGATACACGATATTACTAACACCCAGACCATACTCGATGCGCCCCATAAAGATCTGCGCCGTGCTAGAGCCTGTGGTTTGAGTCTTATCCCGACCACGACAGGTTCGGCTACCGCGATCACCCATATCTTCCCTGAGCTTATAGGTAAGCTTAACGGCCATGCGGTGCGCGTCCCCTTGGCCAATGCTTCGCTGACCGACTGTGTATTCGAACTTGAGCGCGGCACTACAGAGAATGAAGTCAACGCCCTCTTGAAAGAGGCTGCGGCGGGAGAGCTCAAAGATATCTTAGGCTTCGAAGAACGTCCTCTGGTTTCGGTAGATTACAAGACAGATCCACGCTCTTGCATTATAGATGCACCATCGACCATGGTCGTTAATGGCACTCAGGTGAAACTGTATGTCTGGTATGACAATGAGTGGGGATATGCGAATCGCACAGCAGAACTTGCGCGAATGATTGGTCTTCAAGATAAAGGTTAA
- the arsJ gene encoding organoarsenical effux MFS transporter ArsJ, producing the protein MLSSIKALPEQVKQYLLVTGNYWAFTLTDGALRMLVVLHFHQLGYSPLAIAMLFLFYEIFGVITNLVGGYLGARIGLNKTMNIGLGLQVAALVMLLVPSSMLTLVWVMMAQGISGIAKDLNKMSAKSSIKMLLVTEQVDGQTKAGDVAKQQKLYSWIAKLTGSKNALKGAGFFLGGVLLSLFGFTVAIAIMAIALTLVWVLSLFTLKRDLGKAKNKPKFSEIFSKSRSINILSAARMFLFAARDVWFVVALPLYLGSQFGWDHYYVGGFLALWVIAYGFVQTQAPRLTSKSDGSAPGGREALLWVCALTAIPGLIALALTFNISPQLSLLAGLMLFGAVFAVNSSLHSFLIVNYASDDGVSLDVGFYYMANAMGRLIGTVLSGYVYQVAGLEACLWISSVMLGLTAVISIYLPKD; encoded by the coding sequence ATGTTATCCAGTATCAAAGCCCTGCCTGAGCAGGTTAAACAATATCTGCTCGTCACAGGCAACTATTGGGCATTTACCTTGACCGATGGTGCCCTGCGCATGCTGGTAGTGCTGCATTTTCATCAGCTAGGTTATAGCCCTCTCGCTATCGCCATGCTGTTTCTCTTCTATGAGATCTTCGGAGTGATTACTAACTTAGTTGGTGGTTACCTGGGGGCGCGGATAGGGCTTAATAAGACCATGAATATTGGTCTTGGTTTACAGGTCGCGGCGCTTGTCATGTTGCTGGTGCCAAGCTCCATGCTCACCTTAGTTTGGGTTATGATGGCGCAGGGTATTTCCGGCATAGCCAAAGATCTAAATAAGATGAGTGCCAAGAGCTCAATCAAGATGCTGCTGGTTACTGAGCAGGTTGATGGCCAGACGAAGGCTGGAGATGTTGCTAAGCAACAGAAACTCTATAGCTGGATTGCCAAGCTTACCGGTTCTAAAAACGCCCTCAAGGGAGCGGGATTCTTTCTCGGTGGAGTCCTTTTGAGCCTGTTTGGCTTCACTGTTGCCATCGCTATCATGGCAATCGCGCTAACCTTAGTCTGGGTTTTGAGTCTGTTTACTCTCAAGCGAGATCTGGGCAAGGCCAAGAACAAGCCCAAGTTCAGCGAGATATTTTCTAAGAGCCGCAGCATCAATATTCTATCGGCGGCGCGCATGTTCCTGTTTGCTGCCCGTGATGTCTGGTTTGTGGTGGCATTGCCCCTCTATCTCGGCAGCCAGTTTGGCTGGGATCACTATTATGTGGGAGGATTCCTGGCGCTTTGGGTGATCGCTTATGGTTTCGTGCAGACTCAAGCTCCAAGGTTGACCTCTAAATCCGATGGCTCTGCGCCAGGAGGAAGGGAAGCCCTGTTATGGGTTTGTGCACTCACGGCTATCCCCGGGCTGATTGCATTAGCCTTGACCTTTAATATCAGCCCTCAGTTGAGCTTGTTAGCTGGATTGATGCTCTTCGGTGCAGTATTCGCGGTTAACTCTTCACTACATAGTTTTTTGATCGTCAACTATGCCAGTGACGATGGTGTCTCTCTGGATGTAGGCTTCTACTACATGGCCAACGCCATGGGACGCTTAATCGGCACAGTGCTTTCTGGTTATGTGTATCAGGTAGCAGGGTTAGAAGCTTGTTTGTGGATCTCATCCGTTATGCTGGGGCTGACGGCTGTTATTAGTATCTATCTACCAAAAGATTAG
- the xapA gene encoding xanthosine phosphorylase, translating to MSSYDPVSNTVATINKYKPGFKPQIAMILGSGLGVLADKLEDKVSISYQELAGFPVSTVEGHSGELVLGYLNGVPIVCMKGRGHFYEHETMKVMTTPVRTFKTLGCDLLLVTNAAGSLRPERIDVGSLVVFSDHINTMPSTPMTGENDDKYGPRFFSLANAYDKDLRQQALSIAKAQDIVLNEGIFVSYSGPCFETAAEIRMMQIIGGDVVGMSVVPEVISAAHCSLPVLAICAITNMAEGLGDVKLSHEQTLKSAKLAENDFLKLIQSFVESTKK from the coding sequence ATGTCTAGCTACGATCCGGTCTCAAATACTGTCGCCACGATTAACAAATACAAGCCAGGTTTTAAGCCACAAATAGCCATGATCTTAGGTTCCGGTTTAGGTGTGCTCGCAGACAAACTCGAAGATAAAGTAAGTATTAGCTACCAAGAACTAGCTGGTTTCCCAGTAAGCACTGTCGAAGGTCACAGTGGTGAGCTGGTTTTAGGTTATTTAAATGGTGTGCCTATAGTCTGCATGAAAGGTCGGGGCCATTTCTATGAACATGAAACCATGAAAGTCATGACCACACCAGTGCGGACATTCAAGACTCTAGGTTGTGACCTATTATTGGTCACCAATGCTGCAGGTTCGCTGCGCCCGGAGCGTATTGATGTTGGCTCTTTGGTTGTATTCTCCGATCATATTAATACTATGCCTAGCACCCCTATGACTGGCGAAAATGATGACAAATATGGACCACGCTTCTTCAGTCTAGCCAACGCTTATGACAAAGATCTCCGCCAACAAGCGCTTAGCATAGCTAAAGCGCAAGATATTGTGTTAAACGAAGGTATATTTGTTTCTTACTCAGGACCTTGTTTTGAAACTGCAGCAGAGATCCGCATGATGCAAATTATTGGTGGCGATGTTGTGGGTATGTCTGTTGTACCTGAAGTGATCTCTGCCGCACATTGTAGCTTACCTGTGCTTGCGATTTGCGCCATTACCAATATGGCTGAGGGCCTAGGTGATGTAAAACTGTCACACGAGCAAACCCTCAAGAGTGCAAAGTTAGCCGAAAATGACTTCCTTAAATTAATTCAGTCATTTGTCGAAAGCACGAAAAAATAA
- a CDS encoding LysR family transcriptional regulator yields MKKDHLDMLLDLKSLYWAERLSMKMLRYFYVASHSQNLTQAAERLHISKSPLSAQMRELEAILSVELFNREQRSIQLTAAGVLLRQECQSIFEVIERSVNKVTQFERETQGHLRFGIVSSIFWAGFGYACQQLKKQYPKIQFEFIELSPQRQKVALFNNEIDIGFVRYADTLNITPLESCDLYCESMSIALPDKHRLCRRKQLCLSDLANEQFVMMSQKNSASALLVVEHCIKEGFIPHIIQEVVEPMTLMNVIENHEGISIVPNSFSRQSWKHIRFVELKQHIPANICAVYHPQKITEDKQALIQSLNVFMNAAPRSIPS; encoded by the coding sequence TTGAAAAAAGACCATCTTGATATGCTACTCGATCTTAAAAGCCTCTATTGGGCTGAACGCTTAAGCATGAAAATGCTTAGGTACTTTTATGTGGCGAGCCATAGTCAAAACTTAACTCAAGCCGCTGAGCGTCTGCATATTTCAAAGTCGCCACTGAGCGCTCAGATGCGAGAACTTGAAGCTATTTTAAGTGTTGAATTATTTAACCGTGAACAACGGAGTATTCAATTGACCGCAGCTGGAGTTCTACTACGCCAAGAGTGTCAGTCCATTTTTGAAGTTATCGAACGCTCAGTTAATAAAGTGACCCAATTTGAACGAGAAACTCAAGGTCACTTGCGTTTTGGGATTGTCAGTTCGATTTTTTGGGCTGGTTTTGGATATGCTTGTCAGCAATTAAAGAAACAATACCCTAAGATTCAGTTTGAGTTTATTGAGCTGTCGCCACAGCGGCAAAAAGTGGCTTTGTTTAACAATGAAATTGACATTGGTTTTGTACGTTATGCTGACACTCTTAATATCACGCCGTTAGAGTCCTGTGATCTCTATTGTGAGTCGATGTCGATTGCACTGCCAGACAAACATAGACTCTGTAGGCGAAAGCAACTTTGTTTATCAGACCTTGCTAATGAACAGTTTGTCATGATGAGCCAGAAAAACTCAGCTTCGGCTCTATTAGTGGTAGAACACTGCATAAAAGAAGGTTTTATTCCGCATATTATTCAGGAAGTTGTCGAGCCGATGACCTTGATGAATGTGATTGAAAATCATGAAGGTATATCTATAGTCCCTAATAGTTTTAGTCGACAGAGCTGGAAGCATATTCGTTTTGTTGAGCTTAAGCAGCACATTCCTGCCAATATTTGTGCTGTATACCATCCGCAAAAGATAACTGAAGACAAGCAGGCACTCATTCAGTCTTTAAATGTCTTTATGAACGCGGCTCCCCGTAGTATCCCCTCATAA
- a CDS encoding VOC family protein — translation MNITGLDHFTIRTVHLSQTLDFYQNIIGLIEGERPEFRFVGHWLYASNKPLLHLVEVNPDDAELQAYLGKRDTASGSGMIDHLAFRGHRLAEMQQRLASLAISFRERVVPEIGEHQLFVEDPNGITVEMIFTHDIDNKFVGTPMKNLLFINE, via the coding sequence ATGAATATTACTGGCTTAGATCATTTTACGATCAGGACGGTTCATCTATCGCAAACATTAGATTTTTATCAAAACATTATTGGTTTAATTGAAGGGGAGCGACCTGAGTTTAGGTTTGTAGGGCATTGGTTGTACGCCTCGAATAAGCCCTTGTTGCATTTGGTTGAAGTTAATCCTGATGATGCTGAATTACAGGCTTATTTGGGAAAGCGAGATACGGCTTCTGGCTCAGGAATGATAGACCACCTTGCCTTTCGTGGCCATCGTCTAGCGGAAATGCAACAGCGGCTAGCGTCACTGGCAATATCATTTCGAGAGAGAGTGGTGCCTGAGATTGGTGAGCATCAGTTATTTGTTGAAGATCCTAATGGGATCACTGTAGAGATGATTTTTACGCACGATATTGACAATAAGTTTGTTGGTACCCCAATGAAAAATTTACTATTTATTAACGAGTAA
- a CDS encoding glycine betaine ABC transporter substrate-binding protein: MSFSSTKVLAGSGLSSVKLGVTNLSFHRVTAAVVAQVMSVMGKQVIRSYDLHEANFNRLKDGNVDFVSSAWLPHSHGLYQTSVEETIPTRELGLHYQPYALWGVPDYVPVSDVEEIGDLLKPDVIAKMRPFIQGIGEGAGITRFSKKIMLDYELSASGYQFRTGTQADCVAAFEAAVAVKDWVIVPLWHPQFLHHQYKIRELGDPKYLLGGKDRAVLLAREDSLNAHFTSQQIAVLDNIHLSNEIVAELDYGVNRLGLTEDEAAAKWLTDNPTHLAQWLEPLMQIDKA, translated from the coding sequence ATGAGCTTTTCATCAACTAAAGTGCTGGCAGGGAGTGGTTTGTCCTCAGTTAAATTGGGCGTGACTAATTTGAGTTTTCATCGTGTAACGGCTGCGGTTGTCGCGCAGGTGATGAGCGTCATGGGGAAGCAGGTTATTCGTAGTTATGATCTACATGAAGCTAATTTTAATCGGCTAAAAGATGGCAATGTTGATTTTGTCAGTTCCGCTTGGTTGCCACATAGCCATGGTCTTTATCAAACTTCTGTCGAAGAGACTATTCCGACTCGTGAGCTGGGTTTGCATTATCAACCCTATGCGCTTTGGGGTGTACCGGATTATGTTCCTGTCTCTGATGTGGAGGAGATAGGAGATCTGCTTAAGCCAGACGTTATTGCCAAAATGCGTCCCTTTATTCAGGGGATAGGAGAGGGGGCTGGGATCACTCGCTTCTCTAAGAAAATCATGCTGGATTACGAGCTTAGTGCATCAGGTTATCAATTTAGGACAGGTACTCAGGCGGATTGTGTCGCTGCCTTTGAAGCGGCTGTAGCGGTGAAAGATTGGGTCATAGTGCCGTTATGGCACCCACAATTTTTGCATCACCAATATAAAATCCGAGAGTTAGGGGATCCTAAATATCTGCTTGGCGGTAAAGATAGAGCGGTATTGCTTGCTAGAGAAGATAGCCTCAATGCACACTTTACGTCGCAACAGATTGCTGTACTGGATAATATTCATCTCTCAAATGAGATTGTTGCTGAGCTCGATTATGGCGTCAATCGACTTGGGCTAACGGAGGATGAGGCTGCTGCTAAGTGGTTGACAGATAATCCAACCCACCTTGCTCAATGGCTAGAACCTCTGATGCAAATCGATAAAGCCTAG
- a CDS encoding Atu1372/SO_1960 family protein, whose product MVDDSAEMRIKRLGLTLPDVASALGNYEPYCIVGNTLMTSGQFPYLNGELQYQGQLGREFSLEQGYQACRLAALNAIAQLKQACGDLSQIKQIYRLEGVLNVGENCFDHPKALDGSSDLMLEVFGERGRHTRMIWTNPVMPLNSLCLVYLFAELKSDILCK is encoded by the coding sequence TTGGTAGATGATTCAGCTGAAATGAGAATAAAGCGATTAGGACTAACTCTACCCGATGTTGCTTCGGCTCTGGGGAATTATGAGCCTTATTGTATTGTAGGCAATACACTTATGACATCGGGTCAGTTTCCATATTTAAATGGAGAGCTACAATATCAAGGCCAATTAGGGCGGGAGTTTTCACTAGAGCAAGGCTATCAAGCCTGTCGACTGGCAGCGTTGAATGCAATTGCACAACTTAAGCAGGCTTGTGGTGACCTTTCACAAATAAAGCAGATCTATAGATTAGAAGGCGTGTTGAATGTAGGTGAAAACTGCTTTGACCATCCTAAGGCTCTGGATGGCTCATCGGATCTTATGCTTGAGGTATTTGGTGAGCGGGGACGTCATACTCGTATGATTTGGACTAACCCTGTGATGCCACTTAATAGCCTTTGTTTGGTGTATTTATTTGCCGAATTAAAATCTGATATACTTTGTAAATGA
- a CDS encoding alanine/glycine:cation symporter family protein, producing MEGITEFVSMINGFVWGVPMLVMILGVGLFLSVGLKLMPILKLGTGFKLLWSGRIPDKDKSMEGEISPFNALMTSLSATIGTGNIAGVATAIFIGGPGALFWMWCTALVGMATKFAEAVLAVKYREIDANGNHIGGPMYYIKNGLSSKWAWLGTAFALFGSFAGFGIGNTVQSNSVADALSSNFGVPTWVTGLVLMVLVGAVLMGGIKRIADVAGKLVPLMTLFYIAAGLAVLAVNAAEIPDAIALIIHSAFNPVAAQGGFAGAAVWAAIRFGVARGIFSNEAGLGSAPIAHASAQTNNPVAQGLVAMLGTFIDTLIVCSITGLAIIVSGAWTSGENGAAMTSLAFSTALPMGNYIVAIALSVFAFTTILGWSVYSEKCVQYLFGVKAVKPFRILWILVVPLGAVSSLDFIWLLADTLNAMMAIPNLIALALLSPVVFKLTREYFLKKREEEAAAKA from the coding sequence ATGGAAGGAATAACTGAATTTGTCAGTATGATCAATGGCTTTGTATGGGGTGTCCCCATGCTGGTCATGATCTTAGGTGTTGGTCTGTTTCTCTCCGTAGGTTTGAAACTGATGCCAATTTTAAAATTGGGAACAGGCTTTAAACTGCTCTGGTCTGGTCGGATCCCTGATAAAGATAAGTCGATGGAAGGGGAGATAAGCCCTTTCAATGCGTTAATGACTTCGCTTTCAGCAACAATCGGTACAGGTAATATTGCCGGTGTTGCTACAGCTATCTTTATTGGTGGTCCGGGCGCGTTATTCTGGATGTGGTGTACGGCGCTGGTGGGTATGGCGACTAAGTTTGCCGAGGCAGTACTCGCGGTAAAGTATCGTGAAATAGATGCAAATGGCAACCACATCGGTGGCCCTATGTACTACATCAAAAATGGACTCAGCAGCAAGTGGGCCTGGTTAGGTACCGCATTTGCCCTGTTCGGTTCTTTTGCCGGTTTCGGTATCGGTAATACAGTACAGTCAAACTCGGTAGCCGACGCTTTAAGCAGTAATTTTGGCGTGCCGACTTGGGTAACTGGTCTAGTACTTATGGTGCTGGTAGGCGCTGTGCTGATGGGCGGTATTAAGCGTATCGCCGATGTGGCGGGTAAGCTGGTACCACTCATGACCCTGTTCTATATCGCTGCAGGTCTTGCCGTATTAGCCGTTAATGCAGCCGAGATTCCGGATGCCATTGCCTTGATTATTCACAGTGCATTTAATCCGGTTGCGGCTCAAGGTGGCTTCGCCGGTGCAGCGGTATGGGCAGCGATTCGTTTCGGTGTGGCACGAGGCATCTTCTCTAATGAAGCGGGCCTAGGTAGTGCACCGATTGCTCACGCTTCGGCTCAGACTAATAACCCGGTCGCTCAAGGCCTGGTTGCCATGTTGGGTACTTTTATCGATACCTTAATCGTCTGTTCTATCACAGGCCTGGCAATCATAGTATCGGGTGCCTGGACATCGGGTGAGAATGGCGCGGCGATGACGTCTTTGGCATTCTCAACGGCGCTGCCTATGGGTAACTATATTGTGGCAATAGCCCTATCTGTGTTCGCCTTCACCACCATCTTAGGTTGGAGTGTGTATAGCGAGAAGTGTGTGCAGTATCTATTTGGCGTGAAGGCGGTGAAGCCTTTCAGAATTCTATGGATTCTGGTGGTGCCATTAGGTGCGGTTAGCTCACTGGATTTCATCTGGTTACTGGCGGATACGCTCAATGCCATGATGGCGATTCCAAACCTTATCGCTCTGGCATTACTCAGTCCGGTAGTGTTTAAACTGACTCGGGAATATTTTCTTAAGAAGCGCGAAGAAGAGGCGGCTGCTAAAGCTTAA
- a CDS encoding ABC transporter permease codes for MSMINSFRRTMAITTKEIRQLKRDRITFAMVVMIPLIQLLLFGYAINTDVRDVPVAIVDQSDSAAGRWIVEAIKVTQVVSVEAYYKTSGEAEAAITRGEIRAALILPPNLTEKLANKETLGQWLVDGSDTMIAGAIMQLRNMPLDQITNLVSKQAPTFEVALFYNPEQRSAVNIIPGLIAVILTMTMILFTSAAIVREREKGNLELLITTPIKPLELMLGKILPYIFVGLIQMTIILGLGHLIFDVPINGDIAQLLLGTLLFIAASLTLGLIISTIAKTQLQAMQMTIFIILPTILLSGFMFPFEAMPKPAQWLAEILPATHFMRIIRAVVLRGGEISDMSFDALWLVGFTIIGIIIASLRFNKRLD; via the coding sequence ATGTCCATGATTAACAGCTTTCGCAGAACCATGGCGATAACCACAAAAGAGATAAGGCAGCTTAAGAGAGATCGCATTACTTTTGCCATGGTGGTGATGATCCCTCTGATCCAACTGCTGCTGTTTGGTTATGCCATCAACACAGACGTAAGAGACGTGCCCGTTGCCATCGTCGATCAAAGTGACTCCGCCGCGGGTCGCTGGATAGTCGAGGCAATTAAAGTAACCCAGGTCGTATCTGTGGAGGCCTATTACAAAACCAGCGGTGAAGCCGAAGCCGCTATTACCCGCGGCGAGATCAGAGCCGCCCTCATCCTGCCACCAAATTTAACCGAGAAGCTGGCCAACAAGGAGACCTTAGGTCAATGGTTAGTGGATGGCTCGGACACCATGATAGCCGGCGCAATTATGCAACTGCGCAACATGCCTCTGGATCAGATAACCAACCTAGTCTCAAAACAGGCACCGACATTTGAAGTCGCACTTTTTTATAATCCTGAGCAAAGATCCGCGGTCAATATTATTCCCGGGCTTATCGCGGTGATCTTAACCATGACCATGATCTTGTTTACTTCGGCCGCCATAGTCCGTGAACGTGAGAAAGGTAATTTGGAGCTGTTGATCACCACCCCAATCAAGCCTCTGGAATTGATGTTAGGTAAAATATTACCCTATATATTCGTCGGTCTGATCCAGATGACCATCATTCTTGGCCTGGGCCACCTCATCTTCGATGTGCCGATCAATGGTGATATCGCTCAGTTGCTGTTAGGCACCTTATTGTTTATCGCCGCGAGTCTCACTCTGGGACTGATCATCTCAACCATAGCCAAGACTCAGCTTCAGGCTATGCAGATGACCATATTTATTATCTTGCCCACCATATTGCTGTCAGGCTTCATGTTCCCCTTCGAGGCTATGCCCAAACCTGCTCAGTGGCTTGCCGAAATTCTTCCTGCAACTCACTTCATGCGCATCATTCGCGCGGTGGTGCTCCGAGGCGGAGAGATAAGCGACATGAGTTTCGATGCCCTCTGGCTGGTCGGCTTTACCATCATAGGTATTATCATAGCCTCACTAAGATTCAATAAGCGCCTGGATTGA
- a CDS encoding HlyD family secretion protein, translated as MKQILLITMLVLLTACQGDMPNQALGTLERDRVLLRATASEIITSLPQTEGSLVQKGDLLVQFDTRKQESRVAIAKAEVNKAQAYLLRLTNGERPEDIATAQANVARTKAALLEAEQNLKRTSSLLKQNLTSQATQDKAKAGRDQARAELTAAQENLSKLIAGVREEDINQAKAALDANIANLSLEQQTLDDLSVVATRSGRLDSLPFNLGERVPPNAVIVAIQADNAPYARVYIPETYMAKLTIGQKLNVRVDGIDKAFIGTLRRLNKEPAFTPYYALNQKDRARLVYLAEIDLGPEADNLPTGIPSQVDLP; from the coding sequence ATGAAGCAAATCCTGTTAATCACTATGCTCGTATTATTAACCGCCTGTCAGGGAGACATGCCAAATCAGGCATTAGGCACCTTAGAGCGAGATCGCGTATTGCTTCGAGCCACGGCGAGTGAAATTATTACCTCATTGCCCCAGACCGAGGGCAGCCTGGTACAAAAAGGTGATCTACTGGTTCAATTTGATACCCGAAAGCAAGAATCAAGAGTCGCCATCGCCAAAGCCGAGGTCAATAAGGCTCAGGCTTATCTGTTACGATTAACCAACGGCGAACGACCCGAAGATATCGCCACCGCTCAGGCCAATGTCGCCCGTACTAAGGCTGCATTATTAGAAGCCGAACAGAACTTAAAACGCACATCCAGCCTGTTGAAGCAAAACCTAACCAGTCAGGCGACCCAAGACAAGGCGAAGGCCGGCAGAGATCAGGCGCGTGCCGAATTAACCGCAGCACAGGAAAACCTCAGTAAGCTTATCGCCGGCGTCCGGGAAGAGGATATCAATCAGGCCAAGGCTGCGTTAGATGCTAATATTGCCAATCTCTCGCTGGAGCAGCAGACATTAGATGACTTAAGCGTGGTCGCTACCCGTAGCGGACGGCTCGACAGCTTACCCTTTAACCTTGGCGAGCGCGTGCCACCAAATGCCGTCATAGTCGCGATTCAAGCCGACAATGCTCCCTATGCGCGCGTCTACATACCTGAAACCTATATGGCCAAGCTCACCATAGGTCAGAAACTTAACGTACGGGTAGACGGCATAGACAAGGCCTTCATCGGCACTCTACGCCGTTTGAATAAGGAACCCGCATTTACCCCTTACTATGCACTCAATCAAAAAGACAGGGCCCGCCTGGTCTACCTCGCCGAGATAGATCTGGGTCCAGAGGCCGATAATTTGCCTACAGGTATCCCCTCTCAGGTGGACCTGCCATGA
- a CDS encoding TorF family putative porin: MKQAIISGSILASAILLSFSASAAVSGNVGATSNYLWRGVTQTQDAVAVQGGVDYEHDSGLYLGTWASNVDFDDGTSYELDFYAGYAGSIGEDFGYDVGYLYYAYPDSDSNVDFGELSAGISWKWFSLSYSYVVNAGSDVASEPLDNTDMGYIDAGVSFPLSETLSISAHYGYSSGDIVTAWFDTSNYTDYSVSLNKETDFGSISFSLSDTDLKDDDPKIVLGYSYSFDL; the protein is encoded by the coding sequence ATGAAACAAGCAATAATATCTGGCTCTATTTTAGCTTCAGCCATCCTGCTCAGCTTCTCAGCAAGTGCTGCCGTTTCGGGAAATGTCGGCGCGACCTCAAACTACCTATGGCGAGGTGTGACTCAGACTCAAGATGCTGTCGCTGTCCAGGGAGGGGTTGATTACGAGCATGATAGCGGACTCTATCTTGGCACTTGGGCATCTAATGTCGATTTCGATGATGGCACCAGTTACGAACTCGATTTTTATGCTGGCTATGCAGGATCAATCGGTGAAGACTTTGGCTATGATGTCGGTTATCTCTATTACGCCTATCCAGACAGTGACTCCAATGTCGATTTTGGGGAGCTCAGCGCTGGTATTAGCTGGAAATGGTTCAGCCTTAGCTACTCATATGTCGTCAACGCAGGCAGCGATGTGGCCAGCGAGCCTTTAGACAATACAGATATGGGATATATAGATGCCGGAGTCAGTTTTCCACTGTCTGAGACTCTATCCATATCGGCACACTATGGCTACTCCAGCGGAGATATTGTCACCGCTTGGTTCGACACCAGCAATTATACCGATTATTCGGTCTCACTCAATAAAGAGACAGATTTTGGCTCCATCTCTTTCAGCTTGAGCGATACCGACCTAAAGGATGATGATCCAAAAATTGTCTTAGGTTACAGCTACAGTTTCGACCTTTAA
- a CDS encoding HU family DNA-binding protein, with the protein MNKTELVAKMAENADLTKAEAARALKSFEETITEALKGGDKISIIGFGSFETTNRAARTGRNPQTGKEIQIPAATVPKFKAGKTLKDSVNQ; encoded by the coding sequence ATGAATAAGACTGAACTTGTTGCAAAAATGGCTGAAAATGCGGACCTGACTAAAGCAGAAGCTGCACGCGCACTAAAATCTTTTGAAGAGACAATCACAGAAGCCCTGAAGGGTGGTGATAAAATCTCTATTATTGGCTTTGGTTCTTTTGAAACTACTAATCGAGCTGCACGTACTGGTCGTAACCCACAGACGGGTAAAGAGATCCAGATCCCAGCTGCAACCGTACCTAAGTTTAAAGCAGGCAAAACACTGAAAGATAGCGTTAATCAGTAA